In the genome of Candidatus Zixiibacteriota bacterium, the window GCGCCTCTTCCTTGGTCACCACGCCTTTGGCAACCAGCGCCTGCAGCGCCATGTCCATCGTCTGCATGCCGTCCTTCTGGCTGACCTGCATGGTTCCGGGAATCTGATGGATCTTCCCCTCGCGGATCAGGTTGCGGATAGCGGTGGTCCCGGTCATGATCTCGAGCGCCGCCACCCGACCGCCGGACTTTTTCTTGAGCAGCGTCTGGGTGATCACCGCCTCGATCGACTCGGCGAACTGCGCCCGGATCTGGGCCTGCTGCGCCGGCGGAAAGACGTCGATGACGCGGTCGACCGTCTTGGGAGCGCTCGAGGTGTGCAGAGTGCCGAAGACGATGTGGCCGGTCTCCGCCGCGGTGAGCGCGAGCTGGATGGTCTCGAGGTCGCGCATCTCGCCCACCAGGATCACGTCGGGGTCCTCGCGCAGGGCCGCGCGCAGCGCGTTGGCGAACGAATGCGTGTGCGGCCCCAGCTCGCGCTGGTTGACTAGGCACTTCTTCGACTGGTGCACGAACTCGATCGGGTCCTCGATGGTGAGGATGTGGCCTTCGAAGGTGTTGTTGAGATAGTCGATCATCGCCGCCAGCGTCGTCGATTTGCCGGATCCCGTCGGCCCGGTCACCAGGATCAGCCCCTTTTCCTTGTCGCAGAGCTGCTTCAGCACGGGCGGCATGCCCAGCTCCTCGAGCGTGAGGATCTTGGTCGGAATCGTCCGGAAGACGGCGGCCTCGCCCTTGCGCTGCATGAACACGTTGACGCGGAAGCGCGCGACCGACCCCAGCTCGAAGGAGAAGTCGCACTCATGCGTCTCCTCGAACGTCTTGCGCTGGGCGTCGTTCATGATGTCGTAGATGAGGTCGTGGACCTGCTCCTTGGTAAGCGGCGGATGGTCGAGCTTCTTCAAGTCGCCGCGTACGCGGAGAAGCGGCGGCTCTCCCGAGCTGATATGGCAATCGGAAGCGTCCTGCTCGACGCCGAACGCCAGAAGTTGCATGATGTCCATGAAGACGCTCCTAGTCGGTTTCGGTCATTTTATTACGCCCGCGAGAACCCAGTAAAGCCGGTTTAACGGCCCCTGTAACGTTGCGGGGGCTTCATTTTTGCGCAGACACCACCCGGCATGGGCCGAGACCGGCGAGCGCGGGCACGGGAACGTGAAGCTTCGGCTCTGCCCCGGGCGCCGGATAGCCCGCTCGCGGGGAGGATGGGCCGGCGGCCTGCGAGGCAACGGCCCATTGGCCGCGCTCGGCAGGAGCCGGCCCGGGCAACGATGGCCTGTCTGCGCACCACCGAATTCACCAAAGCCTCCGCGAGCAAGAAGGATACCAGCCTCGTGACCGCCGCTGCTTCGCTTCTCGCGCCGCCCGGCCAATGTCCCAGGCTCTCGTTGCTTTTTCACAAAAAACCCGCTACTTATACGGCTCTTTCAGCGGCTTCGAGGGCCTCATGGTACGCGGCAAGGTAGCTCTGGTGACGGGCGGCGGGAGCGGGATCGGGAAGGCGATCGGGATCAATTTGGCCAAAAACGGAGCGTTTGTGGCCATCGCTGGACGAAACTTGAACCGTCTGGAGTCGGCGGTCGCCGAGGTCTCCGGGAGTGGCGGCCGGGCGATGGCCGTCCCGATGGATATCCGGCAAAGGAGCGAGGTCGAGCGCGGCGTTGCCGCCGTGGCCGAGCGCTGGGGCGCCGTTCACATTCTCGTCAACAACGCGGGGGTCTCCGGGATGACGCTCATGAGCGATCCGGACGAGACCCGCTGGGCCGACATCGTCGACACCAACCTCACCGGGACCTACCGGGTCACCAAGGCGGTCTTGAGGCACATGCCGGACCACGCCGGAGGACGGATCATCAACATCTCCTCGGTCCTGGGAAAATTCGGCGTTGCGGGCTATGCGGCCTACTGCGCGACCAAGCACGGCCTGATCGGCTTCACGCGCGCGCTCGCCCTGGAGCTGGTCGGCCGCGGCATCACGGTCAACGCCATCTGTCCCGGCTGGGTCGAAACCGAAATGGCCGCCCGGGGGATCGCGGACACCGCCGCGTATCTCGGCACCACCCCGGAGGAGTTCAAGAAACAGGCGATCGCGGCCGTGCCCATCAGGCGCTTCCTCGATGCCGGCGAGGTCGCGGAGATCGTTGTCTACGTTGCTTCCGACCTCGCTCGCGGCATCACCGGGCAGGCAATCAACGTCTGCGGCGGCCAGACCATGATCTGACCGCCGCGCCGGCCGCGTCTCGAGTGGTCTCCGGTTCCACCGAGCCCCTTGCACTCGCCCGGCTCTTCATCTAGTTACTAGGGAGTTCATCGGCGGGCAGAGCCCAGGGAGGGCCGGAAGTAACGGTTGCCGGCCTTCAGGTTTCCGGTCAGTCAGCAGCGAGCCGTGAGCAGCTTTCAAGTTGATTGCGGATTGCGAATGGCGAGATCTCGCGCATCTCGCCGCCCGGCATCCCGAGTCCGGAGCCCGGAAGCTTGCGTCTGCGCGGCGCTCCGTACGACGGCGGCCTGAACGGAGCGAAGCGGTTGAACGGCTCGAACCGCCTGAACGGCAGCGAAGCGACTATAACCTGAACTTTTCACTCGCCGCGAAGCGGCACGCTCGAGAGGAGACTTATGCCAAAAGACCTTCACACTTTCATCGCGCAGGAAGAAAGGAACCGCCCCGGCTCGGTGATCCGGGAAAAGAACCGTATCGACTGCAACCAGTACGAGACCATCGCCTACCTCAAGCACCTCGACCTGCGCAACGAGGCCAAGATGGTGCTGTTCGAGAACGTCCCGGCGCTCAACGGCGAGCCTTCCCGGTTTCCCCTGTTCTACAACCCCTGGGTGACGCGCCAGTTCGTCGCCGATTCGCTCGACATGGGAGACCTCAAATCGCCGATGGACCTCAGCCTGGAGGTCGCCCGGCGCGAGCTCAAGCGGGGCAGCGTCGAGGTCATCGCTCCGGAAAAAGCGCCGGTGAAAGAGACCGTGCTGCGGGGGGACAAAGCCGATCTGCGGGTGCTGCCGATTCCGATGCACCAGAAGGATGACGTCGGCCCCTATCTCACCATGGCCTGCGCGATGAAGGGCTTCAACGCGGATTTCTACGACATCACTTTCACCAAGAACCGCTACTACGAGCCGCGGCGCATGAGCTTTTCGGCCCACAAGCACCACCACCTCGAGGCCATCGCCACGGAATACGAGGAGCACAACGAGCGGGCGCCGGTGATCGTGATTCTGGGCCACCATCCGGCCTTCTTTCTCTCGACCTGCTGCATGACGCCTTACGGCAACGACGATTACCTCACCGCGTCGGCCTTTCTCGGCGAACCGCTGCGCCTTACGCCCTCGACGACATGGGGCGAGAAGTTTCTCGTCCCCGCCGACGCCGAGGTGATCATCGAGGGCGAGATCCCGCCGGGGGTTCGCGACAGCCAGAATCCCTTCGGCGAGATCCTCGGGTACTATCAGGTCGAGATGAAGGTCCCGGTCATCGAGGTGACGGCGATCACGGCCCGCAAGGACGCCATCGTCGAGGATTTCTGGCCGGGCCACATGGACCACTGGAACCTCGGCAGCATCCCCAAGGAAGGCAGCGTCTATAACGTGATCAGGAAGAACATTCCGGGCGTCCGGGCGGTCCATCTGCCGCCGTCCGGAGCGGGCCGTTGCATCTGCTACATCTCGATCAAGAAGGAGTTCGAGAACGAGCCCAACAAGGCGGGCATGCAGGCGTTCGTGGAGATGCCCAACCTCAAGCTGGCGGTGATCGTCGACGACGACGTCGACGTCTTCAACGAGCGTGAGGTGATGTGGGCGGTGGCGACCCGGGTCCACTGGGACAAGGACATCGAGATCATCCGCGAGGTGCAGAGCTTCCGCGGATGGCTCGGCGACGCGGTGGCCATCATCGACGCCACGGTGCCGCTCTCGGGAGGGTATCCCAAGCGCAACGAGGTGCATCCCGAGGCCTTCGCCCGCGTGGCGAAATTCTTCAAGTGAGGAGGCGAGGAGCAGGTATGGCCGGCAAGCTCAGGTTCATCTACAAGGCGACGTGAACGACGTGCCGCAAAGCAAGAAGTTTCTTGCAAGCCAGAAAGGTCGATTTCGAGGAGAGGGAATACGGCAGGAACCCGCTGACCGAGCGGGAGCTGCGCGAGATCATCGGCGACGGGCCCATCGAGGAGTTCTTGAACCCGCGGACGCCGCTCTACCGCGAAAAGAACATGAAGCAGAAGCCGCCTTCCAGGGAGGAAGCGATCCGGCTGATGCTCAAGGACCAGAACCTGCTCAAGCGGCCCGTGATCATCAAAGGCAAGACCCGGCTGACGGGATTCAACGAGGCGGCGCTGAAAGAGATCCTCTAGGGCGGGCTTCCGTTCGTCGCGGTCCCCCAGGTCCCGAGTCACGGGTCCGGTTGCGTCTTCTGCGGCGCTCCGCACGGCAGCGGCTCGAACGGAGCGAAGCGATCCAACGGCCTGAACCCACTTGAACCCTTGAACCCCTGAACTTTTGAACTCTTGAACCCTTGAACTTTTGAACCCTTGAACTCGACACGAGCCATGACGCGATGTCTACGCAGTTACGAGCTCCCGGATAGAATATGGAAAAAGACACTCTGCCGGGCCTGACCCTGTTCGGCCGGGGCAAGGTCAGGGACATCTACGACTTCGGCGACCGCTTGCTCCTGGTCGCCACGGACCGGATTTCGGCCTTCGACGTCGTTCTGCCGACGGAGATCCCCGACAAGGGCCGGGTGCTCACCGCCCTCTCGGCCTACTGGTTCGGCGTGATGCAGGACATCGTTCCGCACCACATGATCAGCATCCGTCCCGACGACTTCCCTCCGGCCTGCCGCCCGCACCGGGAGTGGCTGGACGGGCGCGCGATGCTGGTGCGGAAGGCGAAGCCGGTGCCCGTCGAATGCATCATCCGCGGCTATCTGGCCGGCTCCGGCTGGAAAGAATACCGCGAGACCGGGAGAGTCTGCGGCGTCGAGCTTCCGCCGGGGCTGCCGGAGGCCGCTCGCCTGGAAGAGCCGATCTTCACGCCTTCGACCAAAGCTCCGGTCGGGGAGCACGACGTCAACATCACCTTCGACCAGATGGCCGAGCGGATCGGAGTCGAGCTCGCGCGAGCGATTCGCGATACGAGCATCGCGATCTACCGCCGGGCAAGAGAGATGGCCGAGGCCAGGGGCATCCTCATCGCGGACACCAAGCTCGAGTTCGGCCTCGACGGCGACCGCCTGATCCTGATCGACGAGCTGCTGACGCCGGACTCCTCGCGCTTCTGGCCGGCCGAAGGCTACCGGCCCGGGAAAACCCCGGACAGCTTCGACAAGCAGTACGTACGCGACTATTTGCTGAGCCTGGGCTGGGACATGAAGCCGCCGGCGCCGGAGCTCCCCCCCGAGGTCGTGAGTAAAACCCGCGAAAAGTACAACGAGGCGCTGCGCCGGCTGACGGGGGCTTGAGCCGCGGCGCCGCCGGGCGGCCCGACGGCAAAAAAAAGGGCGGGCCCGAGCCCGCCCCCACGGCCGCGCGACCGGCCGGCCTCATTCCTTCGCCGCGGCGCTGAGCCCGCCCGCTTCGGCGACGTCGGGCGTCACCTCCCGGTAGATCTTCGCCCCGCTTTTCCTGAACTCCTCGGCCTTCTCTCTCATCCCGGCGTCCAGAGCCGCCTGCTCGTCGATCCCCTTCTCCGCCGCGTAGTCGCGCACGTCCTGCGTGATCTTCATCGAGCAGAAGTGCGGGCCGCACATCGAGCAGAAGTGCGCCAGCTTGGCTCCCTGGGCCGGGAGGGTCTCGTCGTGAAACGCCCGCGCCGTCTCCGGGTCGAGGCTCAGGTTGAACTGGTCCTCCCAGCGGAACTCGAACCGCGCCTGGCTGAGCACGTCGTCGCGCAGCTGAGCGCCGGGATGGCCCTTCGCCAGATCGGCCGCGTGGGCGGCGATCTTGTAGGCGATGACGCCGTCCTTCACGTCCTTTTTGTCCGGAAGGCCGAGATGCTCCTTCGGCGTGACGTAGCAGAGCATCGCCGTCCCGTACCAGCCGATCATGGCGGCGCCGATGGCGCTGGTGATGTGGTCGTAGCCCGGCGCGATGTCGGTGGTCAGCGGACCGAGGGTATAGAACGGTGCCTCGTGGCAGAGCTCGAGCTGCTTGGTCATGTTCTCGCGGATCAGGTGCATCGGCACGTGGCCCGGCCCTTCGATCATCACCTGAACGTCGTGCTTCCACGCGATCCGCGTCAGCTCGCCGAGGGTTTCCAGCTCGGCGAACTGCGCTTCGTCGTTGGCGTCGGCGATGGAGCCCGGCCGCAAACCGTCGCCGAGCGAGAAAGCGACGTCATAGGCCTTCATGATCTCGCAGATCTCCTCGAAGTGCGTATAGAGGAAATTCTCCTTGTGGTGCGCCAGACACCACTTCGCGAGAATCGAGCCGCCCCGCGATACGATGCCGGTCACCCGCCTGGCGGTGAGCGGTATGTAGCGCAACAGCACCCCGGCGTGGATCGTGAAATAGTCCACGCCCTGCTCCGCCTGCTCGATCAGCGTGTCCCGGTAGATCTCCCACGTCAGCTCTTCGGCCTTGCCGCCGACCTTTTCGAGCGCCTGATAGATCGGCACCGTGCCGACCGGCACCGGCGAGTTGCGCAGGATCCACTCGCGGGTCTCGTGGATGTTGTCGCCGGTGGAAAGATCCATCACCGTGTCGGAGCCCCAGCGCGTGGCCCAGATCATCTTTTCCACTTCCTCCTCGATCGAGGAGGCGACCGCCGAATTGCCGATGTTGGCGTTGATCTTGACCAGGAAATTCCGGCCGATGATCATCGGCTCGCTCTCGGGGTGGTTGATGTTGGCCGGAATGATCGCCCGTCCCCGGGCGACCTCGTCGCGCACGAACTCGGGGGTGACGAACCTGGGGATCGAGGCGCCGAAGCTTTCGCCGCCGCGCTTCCCGGTGCCGTTCTCGAACGCCTGCTGCCGGCCGAGGTTTTCCCGGATCGCGACGTACTCCATCTCCGGGGTGATGATGCCCTTGCGCGCGTAGTGCATCTGCGTGACGTTGCAGCCCGGCTTCGCGCGCAGCACCGGACGGCGCGACGCCTCGGGGAATCGCTCTCCCCGATCCCCGCTCGACCCGTTCGCCGGGGGGCGGTAGCTGGGCTCCGGCCGCTCCTCGACGTCGCCGCGGGCCTTGATCCAGTCGAGGCGCAACGGCCTGAGCCCCTTGCGGATGTCGGTCTCGACGGCGGGATCGGTATAGGGCCCCGAGGAATCGTAAACCATCAACGGAGGGTTGGCGCGGCCGGGGCCCGAGCGCCCGTTGAGCGTGTCGGACAGAACGATCTCCCTCATCGCCACTTTCACGTCGGGCCGCGACGGGCTTTGAACGTACACCTTGCGCGAAGCGGGCAACGGCCGGGTCGTAATGCCGCCTCCGAGGGAATTCGTTTCCTTCTGCGAGTTGGACATAAGCTCCTCCTTGGGTTTCGCCGGCCGGTCTCCCGGGACCGGCCCTCGAAGCGCCTCAGACATGCCGGTACGGTCTCACGTACTGCTCGTAGAGCCCTTCTTTGCCTTTCTCCGCCAGGTCCCTCGAGCGCTGCATCAACGTTTCCTTGTCCTCGACGAAATCGCGCCGCGACGACCCCAGGTTCCCTGGGTGGGTTCCGGAGTCCATGCGGATGGCGTCACAGGGACAGGCCTCCACGCAAAAACCGCAGTAGATGCATCGCAGCGTGTCGATCTCGTAGCGGACCGGAAATTTCTCCACCGGATTTTCGGGGTACTCTCCGGCCTCGATATAGATGCATTCCGCCGGGCACGCCGTGGCGCAGAGGAAGCACGCCGTGCACTGGACCGTCCCGTCTTCCTTCAGCGTCAGCCGGTGCCGTCCCCGGTAGGTATCGGGGTACGGAGCCCGCTCGTCCGGATACTGCACGGTGATCGACGCCTCGAGATCCCGCGCCAGGCCCACCTGATGCAGGGCATGGATCACGAGGTTGCGCCAGAAACGGTATCCGGTGACGAAAAGACCGCGGATCACCTCCGGGAAATAGAGTCGCTCCCAGAGGCTCATCTCTTCTATTCTTTTCATTCACGCTTTTCCAGAGTGAAAATGGAGACCTCGTCATGCGAGGCGCGGCGGAGCCTGAGCGCTTTTCCGGGCATTCGCCGGGAACTCATCCAACTTACAGGCCCTCTCCGGGGGATGTCAAGAAACGGCCGCGCCGCGGCGGCAGCCGGCTCTACTCGGAGTCGTAGCTGACGATCGAGTAGACGCTGTGAGGCTTGAGCTTCTCCCTTCCCTTCAAGAACGACAGCTCGATGACGAAGGCGCACTCCACCACCGTCCCGCCGAGCCTGGAAACCAGCTCGGCGGTCGCCGCAGCCGTGCCCCCGGTCGCGATGAGATCGTCCGCGATCACCACGCGGGAGCGCGGGTGAATCGCGTCCACGTGGATCTCCAACGTGTCCTTGCCGTACTCCAGGTCGTAGCTGGCGCTGTGGGTCTCGTACGGCAGTTTTCCCGGCTTGCGCACGATGCAAAAGCCCGCCCCCAGCTTGTAGGCCAGAGCCGCCCCGATGATGAACCCCCGTGACTCGATGCCCAGGACCGTATCCACGCCCTGGAACCGGTAGCGTTCGGCTAGGATGTCGATGGTCCTGGCGAACAGGGCCCCGTCGCCCAGCAGCGGGGTGATATCCCTGAAGACGATCCCCGGTTTCGGGAAGTCCGGTATGTCTCGAATCGCCTGCCGGATGCTCTCGGTATCGTGCGCCATGCCGTTCAGGTAGCACAAAAGCTTGCTGCGGACAACATTGCGATGCCCCGCTGCGAGGGTGTAAGACGCATCCGTGGCGGGCGTACTCCTGAAAGAGGTTTCGAAAAGGTACGGCGGGACCGGCGCGATCGACCGCGTCACGCTGGAAATTCCCGACCGGCAGCTCACGGTGCTGGTGGGCCCGTCGGGCTGCGGCAAGACAACGGTTCTGCGCCTGATCGCCGGGCTCGAGGAGGCGACCTCGGGACAGATCTACATCGGCGACCGCCTGGTGAACGGGGTGGCGCCGAGGGACCGGAACATCGCCATGGTGTTCCAGAGCTATGCTCTCTATCCGCACATGACGGTTTACGAGAACCTGGCGTTCGGCCTGAAACTGCGCGCCCTCGATCGCCGGGAGATCGACCGGCGCGTACGGGAAACGGCGGAGCTGCTCGGGCTCGCCGCCCTGCTCGATCGAAAGCCGGCCGCTCTCTCGGGCGGCGAGAGACAGAGGGTGGCGATGGGACGGGCGATGGTCCGCAAGCCCGATCTCTTTCTGTTCGACGAGCCGCTCAGCAATCTCGACGCCCAGCTCAGGCTCAGAATGCGCTCCGAGATCAAGCAGATTCACGCCCGCCTGTCGACCACCATGATCTACGTGACGCACGACCAGACGGAAGCGATGACGCTGGGCGACCGGATCGTTGTGATGAACCGCGGAGCCGTCGTGCAGGAGGGCCGGCCGATGGAGCTTTACCGCTCCCCGCGGAGCCTCTTCGTCGCCGGATTCATCGGCTCGCCGGCGATGAACTTCCTCGAGGTGCGCGTCATCGAGGCAGCCGGAGAGTATCGCCTCGAGGCGAAAGGGCTCGACCTGCGTTTGCCGCGCGCGAAGTTTTCGTTCCTCTCCGCCTGGCAAGGCCGAATGCTCAAGCTCGGCGTCAGGCCCGAGCACCTCAGGCCGGTGCCCGAAGGGAATCGCGCTCCCATCACGGGAGAGGTCCGCCTGCTCGAGCCGCTCGGCGCCGAAACGCTGGTTCATGCCGATGTCGGCGGGCAGTGGATCACGGCCGCGTGCGCGCCTCGTTCCGCCCCGCCTTCCGGCGGGTGCGCTGGCTTTGCCGTCGATCCGGACGAGCTGCACCTGTTCGACCCGGAGAGCGAAACCGCGGTCCGGGGCTCTGCCCGCCTTTCTCCTGAAGAGTGATCTCTCCAGGTACGCATCCGCCCCGCCGGGATCGACCTCACCGACGCATCAACGTGCGCCAACGCACGGGGCAACCCCGAAGCAGCAAAGACGCAGAAACGTGAAACCTCAAGGCCCTGGTGCCGCAAGGCTCCTACCGTCGCTGCCGGGCACCGGCTCTCATCGAGGCAGCCCGGCCGATGATCGCTCCGAGCCACCAACCCATCGGCTTTGCTGCAAAGGGGTTGCCCCGCGCCTCAACGATCGATGTGCCGACGAAACGGGGCAGCCCCGGAGCAGCAAAGACGCAGAAACGTGAAACCTCAAGGCCCTGCAGCCTCGAGGCTCAGACCGTCCCCGTCGGGCACCGGCTCTCATCGAGGCAGCCCGGCCGATGATCGCCCCGAGGCACCAACCCATCGGCTTTGCTGCAAAGGGGTTGCCCCGCGCCTCAACGAAATACCGAACTCCGCTGATTCGTAGACAGAGACCGGCGGTTCATGCTTTCCGGTCGGCTCTTCAATCCGGAAACTATTTCCAGACTTGCCGTGCCGTCTCGACCACCAGCTCCAGCTTGCGCTTCTGGTCGTCCTCGCTGAGCAGGTTGCCGACGACGTCGGAGGAAAAACCGCACTGCGGGCTGACGGCGAGCTGCTCGAGCGGAACGTACCTTGCGGCTTCGTCGATGCGCCGCCTGAGCTCGTCCACGGTCTCCAGGCGGGGCACCTTGGTGCTCACCAGGCCGAGCACGACCACTTTTCCCTTGGGCAGAAAGCGCAGCGGCTCGAAGCCGCCGGCGCGCGGCGTATCGTACTCGAGCAGGAAACGATCGTGCGCGAGCTCGTTCAGCAGCCGCTCGGCGATGGCGTCGTAACTCCCTTCGCGGTGCCACATGCTGCGCTGGTTGCCGCGGCATAGATGAATGCCGAACGTCACCCCCGGGAACCCCTCCACCACCCGATTGTCGGCCCTCAGGGAGCGGCTGAAGTTGATCTCGGGATCCTCGCCGCGCTCCCGCATCGCCTCGAGCGACGGCGGGTCGACGTACGCGGTATAGCTCGGTGCGTCAATCTGAATGTAACGGCAACCGGCCTCCACCAGGCCGCGAATCATCTCGCGCTCGATCGCCACCACGTCGGCTACGAAATCGTCCACGGTGGGATAGACCGCCCGCGAGCTCTGCCAGTCGAAACGCTGTGTGATCCGGTCGGGGCCGATCAGCGTCACCTTCGCGGGTCTGGACGCCACTGCGCTGACGAATCGGTACTCTTCGAGCGGCCGGTTCCTCGCCAGGCGCAACCGCTCCACCACGGGCCGCCGCTGCGACACGGCGGCTCCCTTTTCTTCGCCGCGATCCGGAATCTCCCACCGTTGCAGCGGCCGGCTTCCCTCGACGCGTCTCTCGTAGAACCTGAGCGTGGCCCTGCCGGCGTCGTATCCCGTAACGGACTCGCCGAAACTGTCCTGAAAGTTCAATCGGCGGTACTCGCCGTCGGTGACCACGTCCAGCCCGGCCGCCTCCTGCAGGCGGACCGCCTGTCGGATCGCCTCGTCCTCGCACGCCCGCAGCTCCTCGGCGCTTATCTTCCCCTCGTCGTAGGCGGCGCGCGCCTGTTTCAAAGAGGCAGGCCGCAGCAGGCTTCCAATCACGTCGGTACGCAAGGCCGACAGCTCGTTCATGACGTCGTTCCCCTCCGTTCCCCTCCGCTTTTCGCTATCCAATTGGTTATAGATGCGCGCCGCACGGACTGCAAACGGCGGGAGCAGCCGGCCCGCGTTTCGCTCCGCAGCTCGATAGATCTTCGTGCCCGAGCAAGCGGCCTAGCTTTCCGGGGACGATCCGTCGGTCGCGGCGGCGCAGCACGGCTGAGGCAGATAGACGAGCGGATCCTGAGCGAAGTTGTTCCTGCGGATTTCGAAATGGAGGTGCGGCCCGGAAACCCGTCCCGTGCTCCCCACGCGGGCGATGACCTCTCCCCGGGAAACCCGCTGACCTTCGCGCGCCAGGTTGACTTGATTGTGGGCGTAAACCGACACCACTTCCCGCTCATGGCGCACGATCACGATGTTGCCGTAGCCGCGAAGCTGGTCGCTGTAGATCACCACGCCGTCGGCGATGACCCGGATGGGGGTGCCTTCGGGAGCGGCGATATCGATGCCGTCGTGAAAGCTGGCGCCGCGCGGGCCGTAATGGGAATGAATCGTGCCGTTCACGGGCCAGAGAAAGCGATCGCGCGCGGAAAGGGGTTCCGCGTCCACGGGCGGCGCGCTCGCGGGCTCTGCCGGCGTGATGACCTCCACCGGGAGCTGCCGAGCGGCGCCCGGAATGAAGAGCCGCTGCCCGACGCGGATGTGCCCGGGATCGCGGATCCGATTGATGCGCGCCAGCTCCTCGAAGGGAACGTCGTAGACCTTGCCGATGCGGTAGAGAGTCTCGCCGGGTCGAACGACGTGGAAGATCCCTCCGCGCGCCGGCGAAGGCGCGCGCGGGAGCTGGGGAGCGCACCCTGCAAACGCCACGAGCGCCGCGACCAGGGTACAGCCGACGGGCCGCCTCAGCCGCGCCACCCGAATTTTCCCTGCAGCGTGACGAACCGGCATTCCCCCAGGCTTTCCTGTCTGAAGCCGAGTCTCGTCCGGACGATCAGCTTCAGCTCCTGGGAGTCGCGATCGCCCAGCGGAATCACCATCCGGCCTCCGACGGCGAGCTGCTCGAGCAACGGTCGGGGCGGCGCCGGACCGGCCGCGGTCACGACGATCGCGTCGTAGGGCGCGTGCTCGGGCCACCCCAGAGTTCCGTCGCCCACGCGGATCGCCGCGTTGAAATAGCCCAGGCGGTCGAGAAGCCGACGCGCCCGCGCCGCCAGGAACGGGATGCTCTCGACCGAGAAGACGTTGACGAGCATCTCCGCAAGCAGCGCGGTCTGATAGCCGGACCCCGTGCCGACCTCGAGCACCTTCTGCTCGGGAGCCAAACGAAGCGCCGCTGTCATGAAGGCGGCCATGAACGGCTGAGAAATCGTCTGCTCTCTGCCGATGGGCAGAGAGCGGTCGTCATAGGCGCGGTCCGCAAGCGCGGCGTCGACGAACAGGTGGCGGGGGATCTTGCGCATGGCCGCCACGACGCGCGCGTCCTCGATGCCCCGGCCAATGACATGCTCGCGGACCATCCGCTCTCTGGCCCAGCTGTAGTCGGGAAACGATTGGGACGGAAGCCTCATCCGTGTCGGTCTTGTCGGACCGACCGAATATAGCACAGACCGCCTTCTGCTTCACCTGA includes:
- the ugpC gene encoding sn-glycerol-3-phosphate ABC transporter ATP-binding protein UgpC, yielding MAGVLLKEVSKRYGGTGAIDRVTLEIPDRQLTVLVGPSGCGKTTVLRLIAGLEEATSGQIYIGDRLVNGVAPRDRNIAMVFQSYALYPHMTVYENLAFGLKLRALDRREIDRRVRETAELLGLAALLDRKPAALSGGERQRVAMGRAMVRKPDLFLFDEPLSNLDAQLRLRMRSEIKQIHARLSTTMIYVTHDQTEAMTLGDRIVVMNRGAVVQEGRPMELYRSPRSLFVAGFIGSPAMNFLEVRVIEAAGEYRLEAKGLDLRLPRAKFSFLSAWQGRMLKLGVRPEHLRPVPEGNRAPITGEVRLLEPLGAETLVHADVGGQWITAACAPRSAPPSGGCAGFAVDPDELHLFDPESETAVRGSARLSPEE
- a CDS encoding methionine synthase, which translates into the protein MNELSALRTDVIGSLLRPASLKQARAAYDEGKISAEELRACEDEAIRQAVRLQEAAGLDVVTDGEYRRLNFQDSFGESVTGYDAGRATLRFYERRVEGSRPLQRWEIPDRGEEKGAAVSQRRPVVERLRLARNRPLEEYRFVSAVASRPAKVTLIGPDRITQRFDWQSSRAVYPTVDDFVADVVAIEREMIRGLVEAGCRYIQIDAPSYTAYVDPPSLEAMRERGEDPEINFSRSLRADNRVVEGFPGVTFGIHLCRGNQRSMWHREGSYDAIAERLLNELAHDRFLLEYDTPRAGGFEPLRFLPKGKVVVLGLVSTKVPRLETVDELRRRIDEAARYVPLEQLAVSPQCGFSSDVVGNLLSEDDQKRKLELVVETARQVWK
- a CDS encoding LysM peptidoglycan-binding domain-containing M23 family metallopeptidase encodes the protein MARLRRPVGCTLVAALVAFAGCAPQLPRAPSPARGGIFHVVRPGETLYRIGKVYDVPFEELARINRIRDPGHIRVGQRLFIPGAARQLPVEVITPAEPASAPPVDAEPLSARDRFLWPVNGTIHSHYGPRGASFHDGIDIAAPEGTPIRVIADGVVIYSDQLRGYGNIVIVRHEREVVSVYAHNQVNLAREGQRVSRGEVIARVGSTGRVSGPHLHFEIRRNNFAQDPLVYLPQPCCAAATDGSSPES
- a CDS encoding protein-L-isoaspartate(D-aspartate) O-methyltransferase, which codes for MRLPSQSFPDYSWARERMVREHVIGRGIEDARVVAAMRKIPRHLFVDAALADRAYDDRSLPIGREQTISQPFMAAFMTAALRLAPEQKVLEVGTGSGYQTALLAEMLVNVFSVESIPFLAARARRLLDRLGYFNAAIRVGDGTLGWPEHAPYDAIVVTAAGPAPPRPLLEQLAVGGRMVIPLGDRDSQELKLIVRTRLGFRQESLGECRFVTLQGKFGWRG